One Podarcis raffonei isolate rPodRaf1 chromosome 3, rPodRaf1.pri, whole genome shotgun sequence genomic region harbors:
- the PFN3 gene encoding profilin-3, translated as MGDWKAYINTVLKDKNIEDVAIVGHSDNKSVWASKPGGLLAAISPQEVGIIIGQDRKAFLQTGITIAGKKCSVIRDNLLVEKDAVMDTRTKGGDSRSICIGKGAKALIFLMGKKGVHGGALNKKVHDLIANMKAKGS; from the coding sequence ATGGGAGACTGGAAAGCCTACATAAATACAGTCCTGAAGGACAAAAACATTGAAGATGTAGCGATCGTGGGACATTCTGACAACAAATCTGTCTGGGCTTCAAAGCCAGGAGGCCTGCTGGCCGCCATCTCTCCCCAGGAAGTAGGAATAATTATTGGGCAGGACAGAAAGGCATTCCTGCAGACTGGGATCACCATAGCAGGGAAGAAGTGCAGCGTAATCCGAGACAACTTGTTAGTAGAGAAAGATGCTGTGATGGACACGAGAACCAAAGGTGGCGACAGCAGATCCATCTGTATTGGGAAAGGTGCCAAAGCGCTCATCTTTCTCATGGGCAAAAAGGGAGTCCATGGAGGGGCTCTGAATAAGAAGGTGCATGACTTGATAGCTAACATGAAAGCAAAAGGCAGCTAG